From Aythya fuligula isolate bAytFul2 chromosome 20, bAytFul2.pri, whole genome shotgun sequence, a single genomic window includes:
- the SYNRG gene encoding synergin gamma isoform X2 produces the protein MFPVAGGLGPPQGMIPMQQQGFPMVPVMQSNMPGMMGMNYGSQMPPGPMAMQGGMPLGPMPAAGMPYMGQASFLGMRPAAPQYTPDMQKQFAEEQQKRFEHQQKFLEEERKRRQFEEQKQKLRLLSSVKPKAGEKSRDDALEAIKGNLDGFSRDAKMHPTPASHPKKPDHPTSSHSAVSVSHSAFLDDEEFSDFIQGPVEIPKLVPQPASQPFQPFHSGTEVGQLLSEKAVGQPLPPAQTPVLSILHGTIGQVPYFPTSASSPNIHKTGSSLEKVLDNGSNESEQEQTKLKTSEVGHKASAARQVRPSLGINDWDVVGGHESGTTAAEAHKASDQNIAVEECGVGVFPSQDPIQQMLPPWIYNDSLVPELYKKILETTLTPAGIDTAKLYPILMSSGLPRETLGQIWALANRTTPGKLTKEELYSVLAMIAVTQRGIPAVSPDVLNQFPAAPVPTLTGFPMPLPATVSQQPLMPSGPPPVSMPLSIGPAVIGMNITAPAGGAAAQPSGAFMPSYPPSQVVKPEDDDFQEFQDASKSGSLDETFTDFQGDGAGSSKATSSQHRSSVPSLLMPLPGNKTLSSTDKYAVFKGIAAEKPESTATFGDCGDKYSAFRELEQPSETKYIGDNLAEFKSAATDDGFTDFKTADSIPPLEPPTKDKTFPTSFPSLPIQSKQQTQAKPSLNLADLDLFSSTGENKQLSFPPAFNASKSSSSFPPPPLPSTTAQPAPSKSSSLADEFGEFNLFGEFSNCTSASGQDDFADFMAFNNSSGFSEQKPDDKYNALKLEASPVPQPGSSASTVKSGQNSATSATPTKYDIFKQLSLEGSGAGFEEGKDNTLSSVKSDDDFADFHSNKFSSTCSSTDKSLVDKVAAFKQAKEDSASVKSLDLPSIGGSSVGKEDSEDALSVQFDMKLADVGGDLKHVMSDSSLDLPTVSGQHPPAADIDDLKCAPFGSYNSGSAVSSLASYDWSDKEDIHQSKKFSSFVQASGSGSSAATSVLQKKETLFGSSENITMTTVSKVTTFSSEDALQDVSFAAFANFKDSGPISSGPSDDDIGDFGDFARPSSEAQDAAADTSQEADFLASGISSEMRRESTDDFGEFQSEKPKISKFDFLVATSQGKMKSSEEMIKSELATFDLSVQGSHKRSLSLGDREISRSSPLPVLEQPFRDRSNTLSEKPALPVIRDKYKDLTGEVEESERYAYEWQRCLESALQVIKKANDTLNGISSSSVCTEVIQSAQGMEYLLGVVEVYRVTKRVELGIKATAVCSEKLQQLLKDIDKVWNNLISFMSLAALTPDENSLDFSSCMLRPGIKNAQDLACGVCLLNVDSRSKAFNSETDNFKLAYGGHQYHASCANFWINCVEPKPPGLILPDLL, from the exons ATGTTTCCTGTCGCAGGTGGCTTGGGCCCCCCTCAAG GGATGATTCCTATGCAACAGCAAGGATTTCCAATGGTTCCTGTCATGCAGTCCAACATGCCAGGCATGATGGGAATGAATTACGGGTCTCAGATGCCTCCCGGACCTATGGCCATGCAG GGGGGCATGCCCTTGGGTCCGATGCCGGCAGCTGGAATGCCTTACATGGGCCAGGCTTCTTTCCTGGGAATGCGTCCAGCAGCCCCGCAGTACACCCCTGACATGCAGAAGCAGTTTGCAGAAGAACAGCA aaagagGTTTGAGCATCAGCAGAAGTTCTTAGAAGAAGAACGAAAGCGGCGCCAGTTTGAAGAGCAGAAGCAAAAGTTGCGGCTCCTGAGCAGTGTGAAACCTAAG GCAGGTGAAAAAAGCAGGGATGATGCACTGGAAGCCATTAAAGGAAATTTAGATGGTTTTTCTAGAGATGCTAAGATGCACCCAACACCAGCATCACACCCAAAAAAGCCAG ATCATCCCACATCATCCCATTCTGCTGTATCTGTTTCCCACTCTGCTTTTCTCGATGATGAAGAATTTAGTGATTTTATACAAGGGCCTGTTGAAATCCCCAAACTGGTGCCTCAGCCTGCCTCTCAGCCTTTTCAGCCTTTCCATTCTGGTACTGAGGTTGGGcaactgctttcagaaaaggcTGTGGGTCAGCCTCTCCCTCCAGCCCAGACTCCAGTGTTATCCATCCTGCATGGTACAATTGGGCAGGTTCCTTATTTTCCTACCTCTGCATCTTCACCCAATATCCATAAAACAG GCTCTTCCTTGGAGAAAGTCTTAGATAATGGCTCAAATGAATCTGAACAAGAGCAAACCAAACTTAAAACATCTGAAGTTGGGCACAAAGCCTCAGCTGCGAGACAAGTTCGCCCCAGTCTAGGCATCAATGACTGGGATGTTGTAGGTGGACACGAAAGTGGTACCACAGCTGCAGAGGCGCACAAGGCTTCAGACCAAAACATAGCAGTTGAAGAGTGTG GAGTTGGAGTATTCCCTTCACAGGACCCAATTCAGCAAATGTTGCCTCCTTGGATTTACAACGATAGTTTGGTCCCAG AGCTGTATAAGAAAATTTTAGAAACCACTTTGACTCCTGCTGGAATAGATACAGCTAAGCTGTATCCCATCCTGATGTCATCTGGATTGCCCAGAGAGACTCTTGGACAAATATGGGCTTTAGCCAACCGTACCACCCCTGGGAAGCTCACGAAAGAAGAGCTGTACTCCGTCCTGGCTATGATAGCAGTAACACAG AGAGGAATACCTGCAGTGAGTCCTGATGTGTTAAACCAGTTTCCAGCTGCCCCTGTCCCCACTTTAACTGGATTTCCGATGCCGCTGCCTGCCACAGTAAGCCAGCAGCCTCTGATGCCCTCTGGACCACCACCTGTCTCCATGCCTCTTAGCATCGGACCAGCTGTGATAGGAATGAACATAACGGCACCAGCGggtggagctgcagcacagccttcgGGAGCTTTCATGCCATCCTACCCACCAAGTCAG GTAGTAAAACCAGAAGATGATGACTTCCAAGAGTTTCAAGATGCTTCAAAGTCTGGCTCACTAGATGAAACTTTCACTGATTTCCAAGGGGATGGAGCTGGCTCCTCCAAAGCAACCAGTTCACAGCATCGGAGCAG tgttcCTTCTTTACTAATGCCACTCCCAGGTAATAAGACACTCTCATCAACTGATAAGTATGCTGTGTTTAAAGGAATTGCAGCTGAGAAGCCTGAAAGTACAGCTACTTTTGgag ACTGTGGGGACAAGTATAGTGCTTTCCGTGAATTAGAACAACCATCAGAGACCAAATACATAG GAGATAACCTTGCAGAATTCAAGTCTGCAGCAACCGATGATGGcttcacagattttaaaactgcCGACAGTATCCCACCATTAGAGCCGCCTACAAAAGACAAAACTTTCCCTACATCCTTCCCTTCTTTACCTATTCAGtcaaaacagcaaacacaagCTAAGCCCTCTTTGAATCTAGCAGACTTGGatcttttttcctctactgGAGAAAACAAGCAGCTCTCCTTCCCGCCTGCATTTAACGCATCAAAATcgtcctcctcctttcctccaccACCACTTCCATCTACCACTGCGCAGCCAGCACCTAGCAAAAGTTCGAGCTTAGCTGATGAGTTTGGAGAGTTCAACCTTTTTGGGGAATTTTCTAATTGCACATCAGCCAGTGGACAAGATGACTTTGCAGATTTTATGGCTTTCAACAATAGCAGTGGATTTTCTGAACAAAAACCAGACGACAAATACAATGCACTTAAGCTAGAGGCCAGCCCTGTTCCTCAGCCCGGCTCATCTGCCAGCACGGTGAAGAGTGGGCAGAATTCAGCCACCTCTGCTACGCCCACCAAATACGATATCTTCAAACAGCTTTCTCTGGAAGGCTCTGGAGCAggctttgaggaggggaaggacaACACGCTTTCCTCAGTGAAGAGCGACGATGATTTTGCTGACTTTCACTCCAACAAGTTTTCTTCCAcgtgcagcagcacagataaGTCCCTGGTGGACAAAGTCGCAGCTTTCAAGCAGGCCAAAGAAGACTCTGCGTCAGTGAAGTCTCTGGATCTCCCGTCTATTGGCGGCAGCAGTGTTGGCAAGGAGGATTCTGAAGATGCGTTGTCTGTTCAGTTTGACATGAAACTGGCTGATGTGGGAGGAGATCTTAAGCATGTCATGTCTGATAGCTCTTTGGATTTGCCTACAGTTAGTGGCCAGCAtccaccagcagcag atATAGATGACTTAAAATGTGCCCCCTTTGGAAGCTATAACAGTGGGTCTGCAGTCAGCAGCCTGGCAAGCTACGACTGGTCCGACAAAGAAGACATTCACCAGAGCAAGAAGTTCTCCTCCTTTGTCCAGGCTTCGGGAAGCGGATCCTCTGCAGCTACCTCTGTTCTTCAGAAGAAGGAGACTTTGTTTGGCAGTTCAGAAAACATTACCATGACAACCGTTTCCAAAGTGACAACCTTTTCTAGCGAGGATGCATTGCAGGATGTTTCgtttgcagcctttgcaaactTTAAGGACTCCGGACCAATATCCAGCGGTCCAAGTGATGATGACATTGGAGACTTTGGTGATTTTGCAAGACCTTCATCAGAAGCGCAGGATGCAGCAGCCGACACAAGTCAAGAGGCAGACTTCCTTGCTAGTGGCATCTCTTCTGAAATGCGCAGGGAGTCCACGGATGACTTTGGAGAATTCCAAAGTGAAAAGCCAAAAATTAGCAAATTTGACTTCTTGGTGGCAACTTCCCAAGGCAAGATGAAATCTAGTGAAGAAATGATCAAGAGTGAGCTGGCTACCTTTGACCTGTCTGTTCAAG GGTCTCATAAAAGGAGTTTAAGCCTAGGTGACAGAGAAATAAGCCGCTCTTCACCTCTACCGGTTTTGGAGCAGCCGTTCAGAGATCGTTCAAACACCCTCAGTGAGAAACCGGCCTTGCCTGTCATCAGAGACAAATACAAAGACCTGACCGGGGAAGTTGAG gAAAGTGAGAGATATGCGTATGAATGGCAAAGATGCTTGGAGAGTGCCCTGCAA GTCATAAAGAAAGCAAACGATACCTTAAATGGAATAAGCAGTTCATCTGTTTGCACTGAAGTTATCCAGTCTGCTCAAGGCATGGAATATTTACTAG GGGTTGTTGAAGTCTATAGAGTAACAAAGAGAGTTGAACTGGGTATCAAAGCAACAGCTGTCTGTAGCGAGAAACTCCAACAGCTGCTGAAGGACATTGACAAAGTATGGAACAACCTAATAAGCTTCATGTCACTTGCTGCTTTAACG CCAGATGAAAACTCACTGGATTTCTCTTCTTGTATGCTGCGTCCAGGGATTAAAAATGCCCAAGATCTTGCCTGTGGAGTGTGCCTCCTAAATGTGGACTCAAGAAGTAAA GCCTTTAATTCAGAAACGGATAATTTTAAGCTGGCATATGGAGGGCACCAATACCACGCCAGCTGTGCAAACTTCTGGATCAACTGCGTGGAGCCAAAGCCTCCGGGTCTCATTTTGCCCGACCTGCTCTGA
- the SYNRG gene encoding synergin gamma isoform X3, translating into MFPVAGGLGPPQGMIPMQQQGFPMVPVMQSNMPGMMGMNYGSQMPPGPMAMQGGMPLGPMPAAGMPYMGQASFLGMRPAAPQYTPDMQKQFAEEQQKRFEHQQKFLEEERKRRQFEEQKQKLRLLSSVKPKAGEKSRDDALEAIKGNLDGFSRDAKMHPTPASHPKKPDHPTSSHSAVSVSHSAFLDDEEFSDFIQGPVEIPKLVPQPASQPFQPFHSGTEVGQLLSEKAVGQPLPPAQTPVLSILHGTIGQVPYFPTSASSPNIHKTGVGVFPSQDPIQQMLPPWIYNDSLVPELYKKILETTLTPAGIDTAKLYPILMSSGLPRETLGQIWALANRTTPGKLTKEELYSVLAMIAVTQRGIPAVSPDVLNQFPAAPVPTLTGFPMPLPATVSQQPLMPSGPPPVSMPLSIGPAVIGMNITAPAGGAAAQPSGAFMPSYPPSQVVKPEDDDFQEFQDASKSGSLDETFTDFQGDGAGSSKATSSQHRSSVPSLLMPLPGNKTLSSTDKYAVFKGIAAEKPESTATFGDCGDKYSAFRELEQPSETKYIGDNLAEFKSAATDDGFTDFKTADSIPPLEPPTKDKTFPTSFPSLPIQSKQQTQAKPSLNLADLDLFSSTGENKQLSFPPAFNASKSSSSFPPPPLPSTTAQPAPSKSSSLADEFGEFNLFGEFSNCTSASGQDDFADFMAFNNSSGFSEQKPDDKYNALKLEASPVPQPGSSASTVKSGQNSATSATPTKYDIFKQLSLEGSGAGFEEGKDNTLSSVKSDDDFADFHSNKFSSTCSSTDKSLVDKVAAFKQAKEDSASVKSLDLPSIGGSSVGKEDSEDALSVQFDMKLADVGGDLKHVMSDSSLDLPTVSGQHPPAADIDDLKCAPFGSYNSGSAVSSLASYDWSDKEDIHQSKKFSSFVQASGSGSSAATSVLQKKETLFGSSENITMTTVSKVTTFSSEDALQDVSFAAFANFKDSGPISSGPSDDDIGDFGDFARPSSEAQDAAADTSQEADFLASGISSEMRRESTDDFGEFQSEKPKISKFDFLVATSQGKMKSSEEMIKSELATFDLSVQGSHKRSLSLGDREISRSSPLPVLEQPFRDRSNTLSEKPALPVIRDKYKDLTGEVEESERYAYEWQRCLESALQVIKKANDTLNGISSSSVCTEVIQSAQGMEYLLGVVEVYRVTKRVELGIKATAVCSEKLQQLLKDIDKVWNNLISFMSLAALTPDENSLDFSSCMLRPGIKNAQDLACGVCLLNVDSRSKKEEKPVEELPRKAFNSETDNFKLAYGGHQYHASCANFWINCVEPKPPGLILPDLL; encoded by the exons ATGTTTCCTGTCGCAGGTGGCTTGGGCCCCCCTCAAG GGATGATTCCTATGCAACAGCAAGGATTTCCAATGGTTCCTGTCATGCAGTCCAACATGCCAGGCATGATGGGAATGAATTACGGGTCTCAGATGCCTCCCGGACCTATGGCCATGCAG GGGGGCATGCCCTTGGGTCCGATGCCGGCAGCTGGAATGCCTTACATGGGCCAGGCTTCTTTCCTGGGAATGCGTCCAGCAGCCCCGCAGTACACCCCTGACATGCAGAAGCAGTTTGCAGAAGAACAGCA aaagagGTTTGAGCATCAGCAGAAGTTCTTAGAAGAAGAACGAAAGCGGCGCCAGTTTGAAGAGCAGAAGCAAAAGTTGCGGCTCCTGAGCAGTGTGAAACCTAAG GCAGGTGAAAAAAGCAGGGATGATGCACTGGAAGCCATTAAAGGAAATTTAGATGGTTTTTCTAGAGATGCTAAGATGCACCCAACACCAGCATCACACCCAAAAAAGCCAG ATCATCCCACATCATCCCATTCTGCTGTATCTGTTTCCCACTCTGCTTTTCTCGATGATGAAGAATTTAGTGATTTTATACAAGGGCCTGTTGAAATCCCCAAACTGGTGCCTCAGCCTGCCTCTCAGCCTTTTCAGCCTTTCCATTCTGGTACTGAGGTTGGGcaactgctttcagaaaaggcTGTGGGTCAGCCTCTCCCTCCAGCCCAGACTCCAGTGTTATCCATCCTGCATGGTACAATTGGGCAGGTTCCTTATTTTCCTACCTCTGCATCTTCACCCAATATCCATAAAACAG GAGTTGGAGTATTCCCTTCACAGGACCCAATTCAGCAAATGTTGCCTCCTTGGATTTACAACGATAGTTTGGTCCCAG AGCTGTATAAGAAAATTTTAGAAACCACTTTGACTCCTGCTGGAATAGATACAGCTAAGCTGTATCCCATCCTGATGTCATCTGGATTGCCCAGAGAGACTCTTGGACAAATATGGGCTTTAGCCAACCGTACCACCCCTGGGAAGCTCACGAAAGAAGAGCTGTACTCCGTCCTGGCTATGATAGCAGTAACACAG AGAGGAATACCTGCAGTGAGTCCTGATGTGTTAAACCAGTTTCCAGCTGCCCCTGTCCCCACTTTAACTGGATTTCCGATGCCGCTGCCTGCCACAGTAAGCCAGCAGCCTCTGATGCCCTCTGGACCACCACCTGTCTCCATGCCTCTTAGCATCGGACCAGCTGTGATAGGAATGAACATAACGGCACCAGCGggtggagctgcagcacagccttcgGGAGCTTTCATGCCATCCTACCCACCAAGTCAG GTAGTAAAACCAGAAGATGATGACTTCCAAGAGTTTCAAGATGCTTCAAAGTCTGGCTCACTAGATGAAACTTTCACTGATTTCCAAGGGGATGGAGCTGGCTCCTCCAAAGCAACCAGTTCACAGCATCGGAGCAG tgttcCTTCTTTACTAATGCCACTCCCAGGTAATAAGACACTCTCATCAACTGATAAGTATGCTGTGTTTAAAGGAATTGCAGCTGAGAAGCCTGAAAGTACAGCTACTTTTGgag ACTGTGGGGACAAGTATAGTGCTTTCCGTGAATTAGAACAACCATCAGAGACCAAATACATAG GAGATAACCTTGCAGAATTCAAGTCTGCAGCAACCGATGATGGcttcacagattttaaaactgcCGACAGTATCCCACCATTAGAGCCGCCTACAAAAGACAAAACTTTCCCTACATCCTTCCCTTCTTTACCTATTCAGtcaaaacagcaaacacaagCTAAGCCCTCTTTGAATCTAGCAGACTTGGatcttttttcctctactgGAGAAAACAAGCAGCTCTCCTTCCCGCCTGCATTTAACGCATCAAAATcgtcctcctcctttcctccaccACCACTTCCATCTACCACTGCGCAGCCAGCACCTAGCAAAAGTTCGAGCTTAGCTGATGAGTTTGGAGAGTTCAACCTTTTTGGGGAATTTTCTAATTGCACATCAGCCAGTGGACAAGATGACTTTGCAGATTTTATGGCTTTCAACAATAGCAGTGGATTTTCTGAACAAAAACCAGACGACAAATACAATGCACTTAAGCTAGAGGCCAGCCCTGTTCCTCAGCCCGGCTCATCTGCCAGCACGGTGAAGAGTGGGCAGAATTCAGCCACCTCTGCTACGCCCACCAAATACGATATCTTCAAACAGCTTTCTCTGGAAGGCTCTGGAGCAggctttgaggaggggaaggacaACACGCTTTCCTCAGTGAAGAGCGACGATGATTTTGCTGACTTTCACTCCAACAAGTTTTCTTCCAcgtgcagcagcacagataaGTCCCTGGTGGACAAAGTCGCAGCTTTCAAGCAGGCCAAAGAAGACTCTGCGTCAGTGAAGTCTCTGGATCTCCCGTCTATTGGCGGCAGCAGTGTTGGCAAGGAGGATTCTGAAGATGCGTTGTCTGTTCAGTTTGACATGAAACTGGCTGATGTGGGAGGAGATCTTAAGCATGTCATGTCTGATAGCTCTTTGGATTTGCCTACAGTTAGTGGCCAGCAtccaccagcagcag atATAGATGACTTAAAATGTGCCCCCTTTGGAAGCTATAACAGTGGGTCTGCAGTCAGCAGCCTGGCAAGCTACGACTGGTCCGACAAAGAAGACATTCACCAGAGCAAGAAGTTCTCCTCCTTTGTCCAGGCTTCGGGAAGCGGATCCTCTGCAGCTACCTCTGTTCTTCAGAAGAAGGAGACTTTGTTTGGCAGTTCAGAAAACATTACCATGACAACCGTTTCCAAAGTGACAACCTTTTCTAGCGAGGATGCATTGCAGGATGTTTCgtttgcagcctttgcaaactTTAAGGACTCCGGACCAATATCCAGCGGTCCAAGTGATGATGACATTGGAGACTTTGGTGATTTTGCAAGACCTTCATCAGAAGCGCAGGATGCAGCAGCCGACACAAGTCAAGAGGCAGACTTCCTTGCTAGTGGCATCTCTTCTGAAATGCGCAGGGAGTCCACGGATGACTTTGGAGAATTCCAAAGTGAAAAGCCAAAAATTAGCAAATTTGACTTCTTGGTGGCAACTTCCCAAGGCAAGATGAAATCTAGTGAAGAAATGATCAAGAGTGAGCTGGCTACCTTTGACCTGTCTGTTCAAG GGTCTCATAAAAGGAGTTTAAGCCTAGGTGACAGAGAAATAAGCCGCTCTTCACCTCTACCGGTTTTGGAGCAGCCGTTCAGAGATCGTTCAAACACCCTCAGTGAGAAACCGGCCTTGCCTGTCATCAGAGACAAATACAAAGACCTGACCGGGGAAGTTGAG gAAAGTGAGAGATATGCGTATGAATGGCAAAGATGCTTGGAGAGTGCCCTGCAA GTCATAAAGAAAGCAAACGATACCTTAAATGGAATAAGCAGTTCATCTGTTTGCACTGAAGTTATCCAGTCTGCTCAAGGCATGGAATATTTACTAG GGGTTGTTGAAGTCTATAGAGTAACAAAGAGAGTTGAACTGGGTATCAAAGCAACAGCTGTCTGTAGCGAGAAACTCCAACAGCTGCTGAAGGACATTGACAAAGTATGGAACAACCTAATAAGCTTCATGTCACTTGCTGCTTTAACG CCAGATGAAAACTCACTGGATTTCTCTTCTTGTATGCTGCGTCCAGGGATTAAAAATGCCCAAGATCTTGCCTGTGGAGTGTGCCTCCTAAATGTGGACTCAAGAAGTAAA aaagaagagaaacctGTGGAAGAGCTTCCTAGAAAA GCCTTTAATTCAGAAACGGATAATTTTAAGCTGGCATATGGAGGGCACCAATACCACGCCAGCTGTGCAAACTTCTGGATCAACTGCGTGGAGCCAAAGCCTCCGGGTCTCATTTTGCCCGACCTGCTCTGA